The Arvicola amphibius chromosome 6, mArvAmp1.2, whole genome shotgun sequence DNA window GATCACAAACACATCCGAGGATGTGGGAGtggcaggcagagaagacaggCCCCAACTTGAGGCAAGCCTGTGGCTCCTCCCTTCTGCAGGGGTAGGAGGGTGAGAAATAGTGAACTTGAAGTCAGACTCAGTTGTGACCACTACTGTGACCTCAAGCCTCAGTTTATCCATCACCATCTATAACATGCGGTTGGGCCCTGCAGTTGTGGGGCACAAGATGGCACGAATAAGAGGCTAAGCTGTCTGTATGCAACATATATCCCACCTATCTTGGGAAACAGATTGTCAGATGAGACGGACACTCAGGTATCCAGTGTGACCAGAAGGGTGAGCATGGGACTTGGACAGTGGGACATACCACAGTGCCCAAATCGAAGACCAGCGGAGTCAAGGCAGGAAAATCACTTTATTTGCTACACTGACAGCAGCCTCTAGATGGAGTTGGTGACTGCTATCTCTACACAGCGTGGGCTAAAGTGGGGGCTACAATGAACACTTCCCCAGGCAGTGTCCGGGCAGGAACAACAGCCAACTCGGGAGCTGTGGGAGGTGATGATGGGTCCAGTTACAGCTCAGGggcaggggatccagtgtccaGCATGACCTCCAGGCCTTCACTACCTCACAGAGCTGATGGGCAGTGTGGGCCAGGGCTGTTCAGCAAGTTCCCGTTCTAGCTGCTTGAATTGCTTCTTGGAGGCCTCTTTAGGCCGGAACCACCGCAGGCAGGCCGGGAGGCACTGGTCCAGCACGCTCTGCAGAGGGCAAGGGAATGGTGTGGAGGGACAGCTGGACCTGGGTCCTCCACATCCTTCTCTAGCATCCATCCGTGTGGGCCCTACCTCCAGCATGAAGGCTCCCACAAAGTTGAAGGCGACCAGGCCCAGCAGCAGCAACTTGAAGGAGCTGTCCGCAATGTTCCTCAGTCCTAGTGGCCCCTGCAGGAGGCCGGGGACCAGGATGAGGCCCACCAGGACAGAGCCCAAGAGCGCCAGGGCCACCAGGAAgggcactgggggtgggggagtctgTCAGCAATGGCGCTGCGCCCTgggacacatgcacgcacgcacgcacacaaatgcacactctACTCAGGGTCCCTTCTGCATTCCAACTGCCACCCCTCAACCCAACGCCCCCACCCCACCACGCGGCAGCACCGTTGGTGTAGAGCGGCTGGCGGAAGGGTGCCCCCTTCGACACGGCTGCAGCCAGGATGAGGTACTGGAAGCTAGATAAAGAGAAGACCACTGTGTTCTCGTAGTTGGGCAGGTTTTCGGGTGCGGGCACTGTTCTGTTCAGAGGCACGAACCTAGGGACCAGGGTGGTGGGGTTAGGTTAAGCGGGAGGGGTGTCAGAGGCAGGGGCCGTGCTGCTGCAAGGGATTCTGCTCCTTACCAAGGCTGGGTTACGACCAAAAAGTAGCCCCCCAGCTGGATGCCAGCCACCAAGGCCACCTGCAACAGCAAACTGCCAAGGACAGGCACGCTCAGCAGCGCCCCCGGTGGCCGTGCTCGCACTAATGTCAGGGCAGGGCCTGTGCGGCTCATGAGCACAGCAATCGTGGTGGTGATGACAAGGTCGATGGCCAAGAACTGTAGGTCTCCCAGATTGGTGTTGACCTGTGGCAGGCAAGAGGGCAAAGACGCTGAGGATGAGCCCCAGGGTGTCCCGTCCTTCTTGCCCACCGTCTGACCTAGCATCCTTAGCTGACACTGGTGGACCTCAGGCCAAGATGCTCCCAACGATCTCCGGCCCAGTCTGATATACAACAAGCTGTCCTGCCCCCTTTAGACATTGGGGTCTAAAGTTCTGTGGAATTTTTACATACAGCAAAACCCCAGCCTGGTGGAGCAGAGGGGCTGCCCTGTGGGGCCACACTGTCTCTGCTCTAGAGAAACTGAGGTGACCTGGATCTGGCCCATTGCACCTCTGTAGTCAGCGGGGGCATACAGGGCATGTTCTGAGCAGGGGAGGGGCGAGTCTTGGCTCTGTGTCACTCCTGCCTGCGCTCTGCCTTATTCTCCCCTGCAGACTGGGAATCCAGTGCTTTCCAACTGCATGAGCTACACTGCCTAAGCCATGGCAGGCAGATGACAGCCACACCGCCCTGACTTCTCCCTGACACAGGTGGAGTGCAGGCCTGGGTTCTGGGGCTCTGCTGATGCTTGCTCACTGTATAGAGAATCAGGACTGAGATGAACTGGGTCAGGCTGTACAGGGCCATGTACTTGAAGACGCTGAAAGAAGTGTCCAGAGAACAGCGGCCCTCCCTAGGAGGCAAAGAGACATCGGGGCTCAGGCTGCTGGCAGACCCCGCCTCCCCTTCACCCACAGCCCTGCCTGCCTTACCTGATGACAGTGGGCACACACTCGATACTGGCCATGCTGGAGGTGAAGGGAGAGACCACTGAAGCCTCTGCTTGGGATAACGAGATGCCCACGTCAGCTGCCTTCAGGGCCCCACAGTCATTGGCTCCGTCCCCGCACATGCCCACACAGTACCTGAGAGAAAGAGGTGAGCAGATCGAGCTGGTGTAACTACCCCACGTCCCGGGGAGTCCAGCCTAGTAACCAACTGGTGTTTGGTAAACAGACGTTAATTATTTTTGGCATGGCAGAGAGAACCTGTTTGGGTACCTCTGTTTTTTACCATGTTTGGGATATATCCCAGTGTCTCTTAAATGTCAGGTGGGCACTCTACCACACTTCTAGCCCAACCTAGGTgctatttacttgtttattattgagacagggccttgctgggtacccctggctggcctggaactcactaaactACATCAGCCCTGGTGTTTTTACTTGCTTGAGACAGTCTCCCTACATATTCCACAATGGCCTTGAACtagtagcaatcctcctgcctctgctttccaagtgctgggattacagcaaaTGCCAGCATGCCCGGCTCCTGCGTGCTTCTGGAAGGTGAAGGGTTGCTAATGCAGGACAGATGGACGTGCTCACGCCCGCTGGCCCTTTGGCGCAAACCTCACGATACTCACTGAAGCTTCTGCAGCTCACACACGAGCTCTGTCTTCTGCTCCGGGGCCATGCGTGCAAAGACGGTGGCCTGCACCAGGACCTGGGGTGCGAGAGGGAAGGACTGAAGCATCGCCTGGCATGCAGAGGCGGGCAGCACAGAGCCCCTCCCTGGGCAGCTCTACCTTGGGCAGCAGCTTGGGGAAGTGTTTCTGAAGAACGGTAAAAGTGGGCCCGCTGAGGGCCAAGTGACGAGACTGGGGTGCCAGCTCCACGGGGTATCCTGTGGCCTGGACGGGGTCCTAGGGATCAGGAAACTCAGTAAGGCTTTCCCTCCTCAGAAAGCTGGGCCCAGTCAGGTGACATGGAATGGGTACAGTACAGCCAGAGTTGGTCGTCTGCCTCACCTTAGCCCCGTTCATGACTGCAGAGAACTCGGGtggcaggaactcaagggagGCAGGCTGGCCCTGCTCAGGGTGAGTGGCATGGATGATAACCAGGTGCTCCTGGGCGCCCACCATGCCACAGCCTCGGGCCACAGTGACTGCTGTCTGCAGGTTGTCCCCTAGGAGTGTGAGGCAGGGTCAGAGTCTAAAACTGTCCAGGGGCCTTGTCATCCTGATCCTTACAGGTGGATCCGTCGACCTTGGCTGTGCTGGACAATCTGGCCACGTCCCCAGACCTGCTTCTTTAGTGTCAGTCAGAGGAGTTACTGCAAGACTGGGACACGGCACATGCATGCTTGCGGGGAGCGCAGGGCTGGGCTGTGTGAGACAGACAGACCGCCAGCCAAGACTCTGTTACTCCAATGGGAATCCTACTTGCTTTGTGAGGCTGTCACAGCCTTCTAGCCTGACACCATTATCCCATACAGAGAAGAGACCTGGCACCCAGAGTGGTGATCTCCTGGTGATCCAATAGGTGACAGGCTGGGCTATAACCCAAGCTGACACCCCACCTCGCTTTTAGGAACTCATTTGTCTTCTTCATCTGTCAAACATGGGTGACAATGACATGGGATAGATACTATGAAGAGATGGGAAAGGGCCTGGCTCCAAAAAGATGCTGCAGCAGGGGATACTGGGAAACCTTTTTGCCCAGGACAGGTCCCCTAGGCCACAATACCTGTCACCATAATGGTACGGATGCCTGTCTTCCTCAGAGTCTGTATAACTGGGGTTGTCTGTGGCTTCAGCAGGTTCCGCATGACCAGCAGCCCCAGGAggctcagctcctgctccacaGTGTCCCTACAGGATTAGGAGTCCTGGGTCAGAGGTCAGGCAGGAATCAATGCCCCCTCCCAGTGTCTGGATGGGGCACTGTCTGGGCTTAGCTCCTCCCTCCACACAGCCCAGGGATGGGTTCACCTTGTCAGCTGCTGAGCGGCCTCAAGGCTGGGTGCAATGGGCAGTGGCttgccagccagggccacaacTCGGTAGCCAGCAGCTGTGTAGCTCTGCAGCACCTGGGTAAAGTCGCTGGGTACTGTGGGGATAGGGAGTGTTATCAGGGCATGGGGGTCCATCAGAGGCTGGAACCCACCCCCAGAGTGGATGCTGGGCCTGCCCCCTTTCACCTGTCTCAGGGCTGCAGAGGCTGGCCACAAGCTCTGGGGAGCCTTTGACATAGGCCTCAGGCTGGGTGGCCCCTGGCCAGGCCACTACCACGTCCATACGCTGCAGGGCAGACGAGAAGGGGAAGCGGCAGAGGATGCTGATCGGCTCCAGGGGCTCTTCCTGTGGGTGGGGGAAGAGCTGAGGGGCTGGCTGTAGGGCTCACTCCTGAGGCTCCAAGCCTCACCTCACTCTGCAGCTTACCGTTCCCTGTTGCTGGGGTCCCCCGGGTGGGGGTCTCATTACTGCCAAGACCTGGGTCCCAGGTGCTGAGTCTGCAGCCGGACCCTCCTCCAGGACCTGGTTAGGGAGCAAACAGAGGAGGTTGGGAACCAGGGCCTCAACGAGGGGCGGGGCAGCAGGACTAGACTGAGGGAGGACTTCATGACTGGAGAGGGAAAAGTTAACATGGCCTTTGGAGCTGTGCAGGCTCCACTCCACACTCTGGCTGTCCCACCGGTGAGCTGCTGGGAGATCCTGGGAGTTAGTAAAATCTCCGTGAATCAAGTTTAAGCTAGGGCGACAGTGAACAAGAAAGGGTGGACGCAGTGGGGTGCCGGGACGTAGCACTGGCTCTGCACAAAGTTCTCCCAGGACCGATAGTGACACAGGTGTGACAGAGACCACCAGGGAGTACAAAATAGCATTCCTTAGGCTCAACTGCCCTGCGGCAGGGGCCTGGCCTGCTTGGCCTCCTCACCCAGCCTGTAGACTCCACCATCTTGAGATCCATAGGGTCGCCCACTGGGGTGTCACGTAGCTGGCTGAGGGCATGGCAGGTGGCCAGTGCTCGGAGAAGGGGCCCCAGGGGCAGGTGGCGGGGCTCTGGGACCAGTGGTAGCAACATCTGTCCCTTTAGGGGCACCACCCCCATTACGTCCAAGCCGTCCTCCGTGAGGGTGCCTGTCTGCAGGGGGACAGTGCCGAGTGCTCGGGTGAGTCAGGACTTGCTGAACTGGTCCCCACACCCTAGCCGGGTGAGTCCCACTGGAACCAGACCCTGTGCCCCTGCTCTATACCCCTACTGAGTCTGACCATTGTCCCTCCCCTCAGGTCATGGCCCTGGTGGGTCAACAcccgctgccccccccccccccccccggttctTTCCCGTGATCACCACTCCTCAGTGTCCATGCGCTTGTTCCTCCCATCCTATCTGCCCGCCCTCGCCACGGGGGTGCTCAGAGGGAGAAACCGGTCATGCCTCATCAAGGTGGCTCTGGGCTCCCGATACCCACTGTGCACCGGGTGCTGCCGGTGGACTCACGACAGTGCCTCTGTGCTGGTCCCTACTGACCTCCAGGGCTGTGTACTTGCCCAGCACAGCAGAGCCAAAATGGttcttaaagaattaaattaTGATTTCTGTCAGGCATGAGATGGAATGAGGAGATGGTTGTGGAGGGAGGTCCCTAAATGCTCCCATGTGT harbors:
- the Atp13a2 gene encoding polyamine-transporting ATPase 13A2 isoform X2 → MSADSSPLMGSTPPGYGTLMTGTSIDPLSSSVSSVRLSGYCGSPWRAIGYHAAVWMLAGIPWLVFRWKPLWGVRLRLRPCSLAHAETLVIEIRDKEGSSRQLFTVQVHTEAVDEGSLELPRQAQAEDGRSQTAVGVVPEDTWEDTTQLHGQKEAKQVLRYYLLQGQRYVWIETQQAFCQVSLLDHGRTCDDIHRSRSGLSLQDQAVRKTIYGPNVIGIPVKSYLQLLVDEALNPYYGFQAFSIALWLADHYYWYALCIFLISAVSICLALYKTRKQSVTLRDMVRLSVRVQVCRPGGEEWVDSSELVPGDCLVLPQEGGVMPCDAALVAGECVVNESSLTGFCTAKGGLVSSILHPRPISFKFYKHSMKFVAALSVLALLGTVYSIFILYRNRVPVNEIVIRALDLVTVVVPPALPAAMTVCTLYAQSRLRTQGIFCIHPLRINLGGKLRLVCFDKTGTLTEDGLDVMGVVPLKGQMLLPLVPEPRHLPLGPLLRALATCHALSQLRDTPVGDPMDLKMVESTGWVLEEGPAADSAPGTQVLAVMRPPPGGPQQQGTEEPLEPISILCRFPFSSALQRMDVVVAWPGATQPEAYVKGSPELVASLCSPETVPSDFTQVLQSYTAAGYRVVALAGKPLPIAPSLEAAQQLTRDTVEQELSLLGLLVMRNLLKPQTTPVIQTLRKTGIRTIMVTGDNLQTAVTVARGCGMVGAQEHLVIIHATHPEQGQPASLEFLPPEFSAVMNGAKDPVQATGYPVELAPQSRHLALSGPTFTVLQKHFPKLLPKVLVQATVFARMAPEQKTELVCELQKLQYCVGMCGDGANDCGALKAADVGISLSQAEASVVSPFTSSMASIECVPTVIREGRCSLDTSFSVFKYMALYSLTQFISVLILYTVNTNLGDLQFLAIDLVITTTIAVLMSRTGPALTLVRARPPGALLSVPVLGSLLLQVALVAGIQLGGYFLVVTQPWFVPLNRTVPAPENLPNYENTVVFSLSSFQYLILAAAVSKGAPFRQPLYTNVPFLVALALLGSVLVGLILVPGLLQGPLGLRNIADSSFKLLLLGLVAFNFVGAFMLESVLDQCLPACLRWFRPKEASKKQFKQLERELAEQPWPTLPISSVR
- the Atp13a2 gene encoding polyamine-transporting ATPase 13A2 isoform X1, which produces MSADSSPLMGSTPPGYGTLMTGTSIDPLSSSVSSVRLSGYCGSPWRAIGYHAAVWMLAGIPWLVFRWKPLWGVRLRLRPCSLAHAETLVIEIRDKEGSSRQLFTVQVHTEAVDEGSLELPRQAQAEDGRSQTAVGVVPEDTWEDTTQLHGQKEAKQVLRYYLLQGQRYVWIETQQAFCQVSLLDHGRTCDDIHRSRSGLSLQDQAVRKTIYGPNVIGIPVKSYLQLLVDEALNPYYGFQAFSIALWLADHYYWYALCIFLISAVSICLALYKTRKQSVTLRDMVRLSVRVQVCRPGGEEWVDSSELVPGDCLVLPQEGGVMPCDAALVAGECVVNESSLTGESIPVLKTALPEGPKPYCPETHRRHTLFCGTLILQARAYLGPRVLAVVTRTGFCTAKGGLVSSILHPRPISFKFYKHSMKFVAALSVLALLGTVYSIFILYRNRVPVNEIVIRALDLVTVVVPPALPAAMTVCTLYAQSRLRTQGIFCIHPLRINLGGKLRLVCFDKTGTLTEDGLDVMGVVPLKGQMLLPLVPEPRHLPLGPLLRALATCHALSQLRDTPVGDPMDLKMVESTGWVLEEGPAADSAPGTQVLAVMRPPPGGPQQQGTEEPLEPISILCRFPFSSALQRMDVVVAWPGATQPEAYVKGSPELVASLCSPETVPSDFTQVLQSYTAAGYRVVALAGKPLPIAPSLEAAQQLTRDTVEQELSLLGLLVMRNLLKPQTTPVIQTLRKTGIRTIMVTGDNLQTAVTVARGCGMVGAQEHLVIIHATHPEQGQPASLEFLPPEFSAVMNGAKDPVQATGYPVELAPQSRHLALSGPTFTVLQKHFPKLLPKVLVQATVFARMAPEQKTELVCELQKLQYCVGMCGDGANDCGALKAADVGISLSQAEASVVSPFTSSMASIECVPTVIREGRCSLDTSFSVFKYMALYSLTQFISVLILYTVNTNLGDLQFLAIDLVITTTIAVLMSRTGPALTLVRARPPGALLSVPVLGSLLLQVALVAGIQLGGYFLVVTQPWFVPLNRTVPAPENLPNYENTVVFSLSSFQYLILAAAVSKGAPFRQPLYTNVPFLVALALLGSVLVGLILVPGLLQGPLGLRNIADSSFKLLLLGLVAFNFVGAFMLESVLDQCLPACLRWFRPKEASKKQFKQLERELAEQPWPTLPISSVR
- the Atp13a2 gene encoding polyamine-transporting ATPase 13A2 isoform X3, whose product is MSADSSPLMGSTPPGYGTLMTGTSIDPLSSSVSSVRLSGYCGSPWRAIGYHAAVWMLAGIPWLVFRWKPLWGVRLRLRPCSLAHAETLVIEIRDKEGSSRQLFTVQVHTEAVDEGSLELPRQAQAEDGRSQTAVGVVPEDTWEDTTQLHGQKEAKQVLRYYLLQGQRYVWIETQQAFCQVSLLDHGRTCDDIHRSRSGLSLQDQAVRKTIYGPNVIGIPVKSYLQLLVDEALNPYYGFQAFSIALWLADHYYWYALCIFLISAVSICLALYKTRKQSVTLRDMVRLSVRVQVCRPGGEEWVDSSELVPGDCLVLPQEGGVMPCDAALVAGECVVNESSLTGESIPVLKTALPEGPKPYCPETHRRHTLFCGTLILQARAYLGPRVLAVVTRTGFCTAKGGLVSSILHPRPISFKFYKHSMKFVAALSVLALLGTVYSIFILYRNRVPVNEIVIRALDLVTVVVPPALPAAMTVCTLYAQSRLRTQGIFCIHPLRINLGGKLRLVCFDKTGTLTEDGLDVMGVVPLKGQMLLPLVPEPRHLPLGPLLRALATCHALSQLRDTPVGDPMDLKMVESTGWVLEEGPAADSAPGTQVLAVMRPPPGGPQQQGTEEPLEPISILCRFPFSSALQRMDVVVAWPGATQPEAYVKGSPELVASLCSPETVPSDFTQVLQSYTAAGYRVVALAGKPLPIAPSLEAAQQLTRDTVEQELSLLGLLVMRNLLKPQTTPVIQTLRKTGIRTIMVTGDNLQTAVTVARGCGMVGAQEHLVIIHATHPEQGQPASLEFLPPEFSAVMNGAKDPVQATGYPVELAPQSRHLALSGPTFTVLQKHFPKLLPKVLVQATVFARMAPEQKTELVCELQKLQYCVGMCGDGANDCGALKAADVGISLSQAEASVVSPFTSSMASIECVPTVIREGRCSLDTSFSVFKYMALYSLTQFISVLILYTVNTNLGDLQFLAIDLVITTTIAVLMSRTGPALTLVRARPPGALLSVPVLGSLLLQVALVAGIQLGGYFLVVTQPWFVPLNRTVPAPENLPNYENTVVFSLSSFQYLILAAAVSKGAPFRQPLYTNGATRTEEHCGQLLQVAAAGPGRLQLCGSLHAGERAGPVPPGLPAVVPA